In one Pseudomonas tensinigenes genomic region, the following are encoded:
- the rsgA gene encoding small ribosomal subunit biogenesis GTPase RsgA, translating to MAKRQLNRRQNWRIEKIQGERAARAAKRESSAVEALEGGDLGPEQTGLVIAHFGVQVEVEAVDGDQAGQVFRCHLRANLPALVTGDTVVWRAGNQGIGVIVAQLPRTTELCRPDSRGQLKPVAANVDMIVIVFAPLPEPHANLIDRYLVAAEHAGIRPLLLLNKFDLIDEHNAPALNALLAVYRTLGYPVLEVSAHHGNGMEQLQQQLDGRISVFVGQSGVGKSSLVNSLLPEVETRVGPLSELSGQGTHTTTTARLFHFPGGGELIDSPGIREFGLGHVSRADVEAGFIEFDDLLGTCRFRDCKHDREPGCALLKALEDGRVQQQRMNSYRSIIASLPENGY from the coding sequence ATGGCCAAACGCCAACTCAATCGTCGTCAAAACTGGCGCATCGAAAAGATTCAGGGCGAACGCGCCGCACGCGCCGCCAAACGCGAGTCCTCGGCGGTCGAAGCCCTTGAGGGCGGCGATCTGGGCCCAGAGCAAACAGGTCTGGTGATCGCCCACTTCGGTGTGCAGGTCGAGGTCGAAGCTGTTGACGGCGATCAGGCCGGCCAGGTCTTCCGCTGCCACTTGCGCGCCAACCTGCCTGCGCTGGTGACCGGCGACACAGTCGTCTGGCGCGCCGGCAATCAGGGCATTGGCGTGATCGTCGCGCAACTGCCGCGCACCACCGAACTGTGCCGCCCGGACAGCCGCGGCCAGCTCAAACCAGTTGCGGCCAACGTCGACATGATCGTCATCGTCTTCGCGCCCCTGCCCGAGCCGCATGCCAACCTGATCGACCGTTATCTGGTTGCCGCGGAACACGCCGGCATCCGTCCGTTGTTGCTGCTGAACAAATTCGACCTGATCGACGAGCACAACGCCCCGGCGCTCAATGCGCTGCTGGCGGTGTATCGCACGCTGGGTTATCCGGTGCTGGAAGTGTCGGCGCACCACGGCAACGGTATGGAACAACTGCAACAGCAGCTCGACGGCCGCATCAGCGTATTCGTCGGCCAGTCCGGTGTCGGCAAGTCGTCGCTGGTCAACAGCTTGCTGCCGGAAGTCGAAACCCGCGTCGGGCCGTTGTCCGAGTTGTCCGGCCAGGGCACGCACACCACGACCACCGCGCGACTGTTCCACTTCCCTGGCGGTGGCGAGTTGATCGACTCCCCGGGTATCCGTGAGTTCGGCCTCGGCCACGTCAGCCGTGCTGACGTCGAAGCCGGCTTCATCGAGTTCGATGATTTGCTCGGCACCTGCCGCTTCCGCGACTGCAAGCACGACCGCGAACCGGGTTGCGCGTTGCTCAAGGCCCTTGAAGACGGCCGCGTGCAGCAACAGCGTATGAACAGCTACCGCTCGATCATCGCCAGCCTACCGGAAAACGGTTATTAA
- the orn gene encoding oligoribonuclease — MPNPQNLIWIDLEMTGLDPENDVIIEMATIVTDSDLNTLAEGPVIAIHHSDEVLARMDEWNTRTHGNSGLTQRVRDSRISMAEAEAETIAFLEKWVPKGKSPICGNSICQDRRFLYTHMKALESYFHYRNLDVSTLKELAARWAPDVRDSFKKGSTHLALDDIRESIAELQHYRKHFIKF, encoded by the coding sequence ATGCCAAACCCGCAGAATCTGATCTGGATCGACCTGGAAATGACCGGTCTGGATCCGGAAAACGACGTCATCATCGAGATGGCCACCATCGTTACCGACAGTGATCTCAACACCCTGGCTGAAGGCCCGGTCATTGCCATCCACCACAGCGATGAAGTGCTTGCGCGCATGGACGAGTGGAACACTCGCACCCACGGCAACTCCGGCCTGACCCAGCGCGTGCGCGATAGCCGCATCAGCATGGCTGAAGCCGAAGCAGAAACCATCGCCTTCCTGGAAAAATGGGTGCCGAAAGGCAAATCGCCGATCTGTGGCAACAGCATCTGCCAGGATCGCCGCTTTCTTTATACGCACATGAAAGCGCTGGAAAGCTACTTCCACTACCGCAACCTCGACGTATCCACACTCAAGGAACTGGCCGCGCGCTGGGCGCCTGATGTGCGTGACAGCTTCAAGAAGGGCAGCACGCACCTGGCGCTGGACGACATCCGCGAATCGATCGCCGAGCTGCAGCATTACCGCAAGCACTTCATCAAGTTCTGA
- a CDS encoding trimeric intracellular cation channel family protein, giving the protein MLLMLYLIAITAEAMTGALSAGRRGMDWFGVVLIACVTALGGGSVRDVLLGHYPLTWVKHPEYLVLTSVAAMFTVFTARWMRHLRSLFLVLDAVGLVAFTLIGCMTALEMGHGMLVASVSGVITGVFGGILRDIFCNDIPLIFRRELYASVSFAAAWCYMLCLYLNVPSEQAILITLFGGFLLRLLAIRFHWEMPKFVYNDAP; this is encoded by the coding sequence ATGTTGCTGATGCTCTATCTGATTGCCATCACCGCTGAAGCCATGACTGGCGCGCTGTCTGCCGGCCGTCGCGGCATGGACTGGTTTGGCGTGGTGCTGATCGCCTGCGTCACGGCGTTGGGCGGCGGTTCGGTGCGCGACGTGTTGCTTGGGCATTACCCGCTGACCTGGGTCAAACATCCGGAATACCTGGTGCTGACCTCGGTAGCGGCGATGTTCACCGTGTTCACCGCCCGCTGGATGCGTCATCTGCGCTCGCTGTTTCTGGTGCTCGACGCCGTGGGTCTGGTGGCTTTCACCCTGATCGGTTGCATGACCGCGCTGGAAATGGGCCACGGCATGCTGGTGGCCTCGGTCAGCGGCGTGATCACCGGAGTCTTCGGTGGCATCCTGCGCGACATCTTCTGCAACGACATCCCGCTGATCTTCCGCCGTGAACTGTACGCCAGCGTCTCGTTCGCGGCGGCGTGGTGTTACATGCTTTGCCTGTACCTGAACGTACCGAGCGAGCAGGCGATTCTGATCACGTTGTTCGGCGGCTTCCTGCTGCGCCTGCTGGCAATCCGTTTCCACTGGGAAATGCCCAAGTTCGTCTATAACGACGCGCCTTGA
- the queG gene encoding tRNA epoxyqueuosine(34) reductase QueG: MSAITTDLPALAQSIKDWGRELGFQQVGISGLDLAEHEQHLARWLEAGYHGEMDYMGAHGSKRSHPEELVPGTLRVVSLRMDYLPGDTQMAQMLAQPEKAYVSRYALGRDYHKLIRKRVQQLADKIQAQIGPFGFRAFVDSAPVLEKAIAEQAGLGWIGKNTLVLNRKAGSYFFLSELFVDLPLPVDEPHSSEHCGRCTACLDICPTNAFVGPYVLDARRCISYLTIELKNAIPEDLRPLIGNRVFGCDDCQIVCPWNRFAKPSGESDFKPRHNLDNAELAELFMWDEDKFLSSTEGSPLRRAGYERWLRNLAVGLGNAPSSIPVLEALKARRDYPSALVQEHVEWALKQHAQRQGASL; this comes from the coding sequence ATGTCCGCCATCACCACAGACCTGCCCGCCCTCGCCCAATCGATCAAGGATTGGGGCCGCGAGCTGGGCTTTCAGCAAGTCGGCATCAGCGGTCTGGATCTGGCCGAGCATGAGCAGCACCTCGCACGCTGGCTCGAGGCCGGCTACCACGGCGAAATGGACTACATGGGCGCCCATGGCAGCAAACGCTCGCACCCGGAAGAACTGGTGCCGGGCACATTGCGCGTGGTTTCGCTGCGCATGGACTACCTGCCCGGCGACACGCAAATGGCGCAAATGCTCGCGCAACCGGAAAAAGCCTACGTGTCGCGTTATGCCTTGGGCCGCGATTACCACAAATTGATCCGTAAACGTGTGCAGCAATTGGCTGACAAGATTCAGGCGCAGATCGGCCCGTTTGGTTTTCGTGCGTTTGTCGACAGTGCCCCGGTGCTGGAAAAAGCCATCGCCGAACAGGCCGGGCTGGGCTGGATCGGCAAAAACACCCTGGTACTGAACCGCAAGGCTGGCAGTTATTTCTTTCTCAGTGAGCTGTTCGTCGACCTGCCATTGCCGGTGGATGAGCCGCACAGCAGCGAACATTGCGGGCGCTGCACCGCGTGTTTGGATATCTGCCCGACCAACGCGTTCGTCGGGCCGTATGTGCTGGACGCGCGGCGCTGTATTTCTTATCTGACCATCGAACTGAAAAACGCGATTCCCGAAGACCTGCGTCCGCTGATCGGCAACCGCGTGTTCGGTTGCGATGACTGCCAGATCGTCTGCCCGTGGAACCGGTTCGCCAAGCCCTCCGGGGAAAGCGACTTCAAGCCACGGCACAATCTGGACAACGCCGAACTGGCTGAACTGTTCATGTGGGATGAAGACAAATTTCTCAGCAGTACCGAAGGCTCACCGTTGCGTCGGGCCGGGTATGAACGCTGGCTGCGCAATCTGGCCGTGGGACTGGGCAATGCGCCCTCGAGCATTCCAGTACTGGAAGCATTGAAGGCGCGCCGTGACTACCCGTCAGCGCTGGTACAAGAGCACGTCGAGTGGGCGCTGAAGCAGCACGCCCAACGTCAAGGCGCGTCGTTATAG
- a CDS encoding NAD(P)H-hydrate dehydratase, with protein MPHTKDELPDALYGAAQVRELDARLIAAGTPGFELMQRAAHATWRALVRQWPSATELTVLAGHGNNAGDGYLVAVMAQRAGWQVRVLAVGDPQRLQGDAAQAHAAALAEGVVVQAWQAQSELRGVILDALLGTGLSGDVHEPYVSAIKAINASGLPVTAVDIPSGLCADTGHVLGVAVQADLTVTFIGLKLGLFTGDAADHIGSLLFNDLQASADTYRDIPVIAQRLNAANLPRLAARAPTSHKGRFGHVLLIGGDHGFGGAILLSTETALRSGAGMVSLATRPEHVPAALTRVPEAMALGTSSANQLMSLLEKVSVLVVGPGLGQASWGRALLSAAANAALPQVWDADALNLLASGLVELPKDCVITPHPGEAARLLGISTAQVQADRPAAARALSKKYTAVVVLKGSGSLIAHPDGRLALCHQGHPAMATAGLGDVLAGLTGALLAQGMDGFDAACLAVWLHANAGRQQGKFGRGLAASDLIPAIRQLLEEQAPCLK; from the coding sequence ATGCCGCACACGAAAGATGAATTACCCGACGCGCTGTATGGCGCCGCACAGGTGCGCGAACTCGATGCACGGCTGATTGCCGCCGGTACGCCGGGCTTCGAATTGATGCAGCGCGCGGCCCATGCGACGTGGCGAGCGTTGGTGCGGCAATGGCCTTCGGCGACTGAGCTGACGGTGCTGGCCGGGCATGGCAACAATGCCGGTGACGGTTATCTGGTCGCGGTCATGGCGCAGCGAGCCGGCTGGCAGGTGCGGGTGTTGGCGGTCGGCGATCCGCAGCGTTTGCAGGGCGATGCCGCGCAGGCCCATGCCGCAGCGTTGGCAGAAGGTGTCGTGGTGCAGGCCTGGCAGGCTCAAAGTGAATTGCGCGGGGTCATTCTCGATGCATTACTCGGTACGGGTTTGAGCGGGGATGTGCACGAGCCTTACGTGTCGGCGATCAAAGCAATCAACGCCAGCGGTTTGCCGGTGACAGCCGTTGATATCCCTTCCGGGCTATGTGCTGACACTGGACATGTACTGGGTGTCGCCGTGCAAGCCGATCTGACGGTGACTTTCATCGGGCTGAAACTCGGCTTGTTCACTGGAGATGCGGCGGATCACATCGGCTCCTTACTGTTTAATGATCTGCAGGCCAGCGCCGACACCTATCGTGACATTCCGGTCATCGCGCAACGGCTCAACGCGGCTAATCTTCCGCGGTTGGCCGCGCGTGCCCCGACTTCGCACAAGGGCCGCTTCGGCCATGTGTTGTTGATCGGTGGCGATCACGGTTTTGGCGGGGCGATCCTGCTCAGTACCGAAACCGCCTTGCGCAGCGGCGCGGGCATGGTTTCGCTGGCAACCCGTCCTGAACACGTCCCGGCGGCGCTGACGCGAGTGCCGGAAGCCATGGCGCTCGGAACCTCGTCGGCCAATCAGTTGATGAGTTTGCTGGAGAAAGTTTCTGTACTGGTGGTTGGTCCGGGGTTGGGACAGGCCAGTTGGGGGCGGGCGCTGTTGTCGGCGGCAGCCAACGCAGCACTGCCGCAAGTCTGGGACGCCGACGCGTTGAACCTGTTGGCCAGTGGTCTGGTCGAGTTGCCCAAGGACTGCGTGATCACCCCGCACCCGGGCGAAGCGGCGCGTTTGCTGGGGATCAGCACTGCCCAAGTGCAAGCGGATCGCCCAGCGGCAGCACGGGCGTTGAGCAAAAAATATACAGCGGTGGTGGTGTTGAAAGGCTCCGGCAGTCTGATCGCGCATCCCGATGGACGTCTGGCGTTGTGTCACCAGGGCCATCCGGCCATGGCCACCGCCGGACTCGGCGACGTGCTGGCGGGCTTGACCGGTGCGCTGCTGGCGCAAGGCATGGACGGCTTCGATGCTGCCTGCCTGGCGGTCTGGCTGCACGCCAATGCCGGTAGGCAACAAGGAAAATTCGGCCGTGGGCTGGCGGCCAGTGATCTGATTCCAGCCATTCGTCAGTTGTTGGAGGAGCAAGCACCGTGTCTGAAGTAA
- the tsaE gene encoding tRNA (adenosine(37)-N6)-threonylcarbamoyltransferase complex ATPase subunit type 1 TsaE — protein sequence MSEVTLYLADEQAMSDFGARIARVTQGHGLIFLEGNLGMGKTTLSRGIIRGLGHVGAVKSPTFTLVEPYEIGDIRAFHFDLYRLVDPEELEFLGIRDYFEDDAMCLIEWPDKGAGFLPKPDLTITISPQDSGRSLKILSQGSRGEAWCAALALESN from the coding sequence GTGTCTGAAGTAACCCTGTACCTGGCCGATGAACAGGCCATGAGCGACTTTGGCGCACGGATCGCCCGCGTGACCCAGGGCCATGGCCTGATTTTTCTCGAAGGCAATCTGGGCATGGGCAAAACCACCCTGTCGCGAGGCATCATTCGCGGGTTGGGCCATGTTGGTGCGGTAAAAAGTCCGACCTTTACTTTGGTCGAACCCTACGAGATCGGTGACATCCGCGCTTTCCACTTCGACCTGTATCGACTGGTCGATCCGGAAGAGCTGGAGTTTCTCGGCATCCGCGACTACTTCGAAGACGACGCGATGTGCCTGATCGAATGGCCCGATAAAGGTGCAGGCTTTTTGCCAAAGCCTGACCTGACCATTACCATTAGTCCGCAAGACAGCGGGCGTTCGCTGAAAATTTTATCCCAGGGCTCGCGTGGCGAGGCCTGGTGTGCCGCTTTGGCATTGGAATCCAATTAA
- a CDS encoding N-acetylmuramoyl-L-alanine amidase, whose amino-acid sequence MAVTVNAVADSKVNSVRLWRAPDNTRLVFDLSGPVQHSVFTLTSPDRLVIDINGATLGAPLNVQTANTPITAMRSAQRTPTDLRVVIDLKKAVTPKSFSLAPNAQYGNRLVVDLFDNPADAAPPPAPTPQVATVPAVPVTPTEPAIKLPPAPAGKRDIIVVIDAGHGGEDPGASGSRGQREKDVVLQIARELQRQVNGMKGFRAELTRTGDYFIPLRGRTEIARKKGADLFVSIHADAAPSAAAFGASVFALSDRGATSETARWLADSENRSDLIGGAGNVSLDDKDRMLAGVLLDLSMTASLTSSLNVGQKVLTNIGRVTPLHKQRVEQAGFMVLKSPDIPSILVETGFISNANEANKLSASSHQQALARSISSGVRQFFQQNPPPGTYIAWLRDSGKIAQGPRDHRVGPGETLAMIGVRYQVSPATLRSANNLKSDELKVGQHLTIPGTELASKE is encoded by the coding sequence ATGGCAGTAACCGTCAACGCTGTGGCCGATTCAAAGGTCAACAGCGTGCGCCTGTGGCGGGCGCCGGACAACACGCGACTGGTCTTCGACCTGAGCGGCCCGGTGCAGCACAGCGTCTTCACCCTGACCTCGCCGGACCGGCTGGTGATCGACATCAACGGCGCCACCCTCGGTGCGCCGCTGAATGTGCAGACCGCGAACACGCCAATCACCGCAATGCGTTCGGCCCAGCGTACGCCGACCGATCTGCGCGTGGTCATCGATCTGAAGAAAGCCGTCACCCCGAAAAGCTTCTCTCTGGCGCCGAACGCGCAGTACGGCAACCGTCTGGTGGTCGATCTGTTCGACAACCCGGCCGACGCCGCACCGCCGCCTGCGCCAACGCCGCAGGTGGCGACCGTGCCAGCGGTGCCGGTAACCCCGACCGAGCCGGCAATCAAGTTGCCGCCAGCCCCGGCCGGCAAGCGCGACATTATTGTCGTGATCGACGCCGGCCACGGTGGCGAAGACCCGGGTGCGTCCGGCTCGCGCGGCCAGCGTGAAAAAGACGTGGTACTGCAGATCGCCCGTGAACTGCAGCGTCAGGTCAACGGCATGAAGGGCTTCCGCGCTGAACTGACCCGTACCGGCGACTACTTCATCCCGTTGCGCGGACGTACTGAAATCGCCCGCAAGAAAGGCGCGGATTTATTCGTCTCTATTCACGCCGACGCCGCGCCATCCGCCGCAGCTTTCGGTGCCTCGGTGTTTGCCCTGTCTGATCGCGGTGCAACGTCGGAGACCGCCCGTTGGCTGGCCGACAGCGAAAACCGTTCCGACTTGATCGGTGGTGCCGGCAACGTCAGCCTCGACGACAAGGACCGCATGCTCGCGGGCGTGTTGCTCGACCTGTCGATGACGGCCTCGCTGACCTCCAGCCTTAACGTCGGGCAGAAAGTGCTGACCAACATCGGCCGCGTCACGCCGCTGCACAAACAGCGCGTGGAACAGGCCGGGTTCATGGTGCTGAAATCGCCGGACATCCCGTCGATCCTGGTCGAAACCGGTTTCATCTCCAACGCCAATGAAGCGAACAAGCTCTCGGCATCGAGCCACCAGCAAGCGCTGGCACGTTCGATCAGCAGTGGCGTGCGTCAGTTCTTCCAGCAGAATCCGCCACCGGGCACGTACATCGCCTGGCTGCGTGATTCTGGCAAGATCGCCCAAGGTCCGCGCGACCACCGTGTTGGCCCGGGTGAAACGCTGGCAATGATCGGTGTGCGTTATCAGGTGTCGCCGGCCACATTGCGCAGCGCGAACAATCTGAAAAGTGATGAGCTGAAAGTCGGCCAGCACCTGACCATTCCTGGCACCGAACTGGCGTCCAAAGAATGA
- the mutL gene encoding DNA mismatch repair endonuclease MutL, with product MNAAARIELLSPRLANQIAAGEVVERPASVIKELLENSLDSGAKRIDVDVEQGGVKLLRVRDDGSGISADDLPLALARHATSKIRNLEDLEQVMSLGFRGEALASISSVARLTLTSRTRDADQAWQVETEGRDMAPRVQPAAHPVGTSVEVRDLFFNTPARRKFLKTEKTEFDHLQEVIKRLALARFDVAFHLRHNGKTILSLHEAHDDAARARRVAAICGSGFLEQALPIEIERNGLHLWGWVGLPTFNRSQADLQYFFVNGRAVRDKLVAHAVRQAYRDVLFNGRHPTFALFFEVDPAAVDVNVHPTKHEVRFRDGRMVHDFLYGTLHRALGDVRPEDQLAGSVTTAVVRPTGLDAGEFGPQGEMRLAANALLEQPQAQPAFNTSSGASAGGAYQYQYTPRPQSAVPPAAEAQAAYREFFAPLPEANANALPAGQEDIPPLGYALAQLKGIYILSENAQGLVLVDMHAAHERIMYERLKIAMASEGLSGQPLLVPESLAVSQREADCAEEHAAWFQRLGFELQRLGPETLAIRQIPALLKQAEANRLVGDVLSDLMEYGTSDRIQAHLNELLGTMACHGAIRANRRLALPEMNGLLRDMENTERSGQCNHGRPTWTQLGLDDLDKLFLRGR from the coding sequence CTGAACGCCGCTGCCCGCATCGAACTGCTCAGCCCAAGGCTGGCGAACCAGATTGCCGCCGGTGAGGTGGTTGAACGCCCGGCCTCGGTGATCAAGGAGTTGCTGGAAAACAGCCTCGACTCCGGTGCCAAACGCATTGACGTCGACGTCGAGCAGGGCGGCGTCAAGTTGCTGCGGGTGCGCGACGATGGCAGCGGCATCTCTGCCGATGACCTGCCGCTGGCCTTGGCCCGTCACGCCACCAGCAAGATCCGCAATCTGGAAGACCTCGAGCAGGTGATGAGCCTCGGTTTCCGTGGTGAAGCACTGGCGTCGATCAGCTCCGTGGCGCGCCTGACCCTGACCTCGCGCACGCGCGATGCGGATCAAGCGTGGCAGGTGGAAACCGAAGGCCGCGACATGGCGCCCCGGGTTCAACCAGCGGCGCATCCGGTCGGCACCTCGGTGGAAGTTCGCGATCTGTTCTTCAACACCCCGGCGCGGCGCAAATTCCTCAAGACCGAAAAAACCGAATTCGATCACCTGCAAGAAGTGATCAAACGTCTGGCGCTGGCGCGTTTCGACGTGGCATTCCATCTGCGCCACAACGGCAAGACCATCCTCAGCCTGCACGAGGCCCACGATGATGCGGCCCGCGCTCGGCGTGTGGCGGCGATTTGTGGCTCGGGTTTCCTCGAACAGGCGCTGCCGATCGAGATCGAGCGTAACGGCTTGCATCTGTGGGGGTGGGTCGGTTTGCCGACCTTCAACCGTAGTCAGGCGGATTTGCAGTATTTCTTTGTGAATGGTCGGGCGGTGCGCGACAAACTGGTCGCCCACGCGGTGCGTCAGGCCTATCGCGACGTGCTGTTCAACGGCCGTCACCCGACCTTCGCGCTGTTTTTCGAGGTTGATCCAGCGGCGGTCGACGTCAACGTCCACCCGACCAAGCACGAAGTGCGCTTCCGTGACGGGCGCATGGTGCATGACTTCCTGTATGGCACGCTGCACCGTGCGTTGGGCGATGTGCGACCGGAAGATCAGCTGGCCGGTTCCGTGACCACAGCCGTCGTGCGGCCAACGGGCCTTGATGCCGGTGAGTTCGGCCCGCAGGGTGAAATGCGTCTGGCGGCCAACGCGCTGCTGGAGCAACCGCAGGCGCAACCGGCGTTCAATACCTCGTCCGGTGCCAGCGCCGGCGGTGCTTATCAGTATCAATACACGCCGCGTCCGCAATCGGCCGTGCCGCCGGCGGCTGAGGCGCAGGCCGCATATCGCGAGTTTTTCGCGCCGCTGCCTGAGGCCAATGCCAACGCATTGCCGGCCGGTCAGGAAGATATTCCGCCGCTTGGTTACGCGCTGGCACAGCTCAAGGGCATCTACATATTGTCCGAGAACGCTCAAGGACTGGTGTTGGTGGATATGCATGCCGCCCACGAACGGATCATGTACGAGCGTCTGAAAATCGCCATGGCCAGCGAAGGTCTCAGTGGCCAGCCATTGCTGGTGCCGGAATCCCTGGCAGTCAGTCAGCGCGAGGCCGACTGCGCTGAAGAGCACGCCGCATGGTTCCAGCGTCTGGGCTTCGAATTGCAGCGCCTGGGCCCGGAAACCCTGGCGATTCGTCAGATTCCGGCCTTGTTGAAGCAGGCCGAAGCCAACCGTCTGGTTGGCGACGTGCTGTCGGACCTGATGGAGTACGGCACCAGCGACCGGATTCAGGCGCACCTCAACGAATTGCTCGGCACCATGGCCTGTCACGGCGCGATTCGCGCCAACCGGCGCCTGGCCCTGCCGGAAATGAACGGCCTGCTGCGTGACATGGAAAACACCGAGCGCAGCGGTCAATGCAACCATGGCCGACCGACCTGGACCCAGTTGGGCCTGGACGATCTGGACAAACTGTTCCTGCGCGGTCGTTGA
- the miaA gene encoding tRNA (adenosine(37)-N6)-dimethylallyltransferase MiaA, whose amino-acid sequence MSQLPPAIFLMGPTAAGKTDLAIELTKVLPCELISVDSALVYRGMDIGTAKPSKELLAEYPHRLIDILDPAEAYSAADFRRDALQAMAEITARGKIPLLVGGTMLYYKALVEGLADMPAADPEVRAQIEEEAARLGWQALHDQLAIIDPVSAARIHPNDPQRLSRALEVYRVSGQSMTELRQQQSAQSTEAAASGLQQLPYTVANLAIAPANRQVLHERIKQRFTNMLEQGFIDEVVALRKRSDLHSGLPSIRAVGYRQVWDYLDGKLTLAEMQERGIIATRQLAKRQFTWLRSWEDLHWLDSLDCDNLPRALKYLGTISILS is encoded by the coding sequence ATGAGCCAGCTTCCTCCAGCGATTTTCCTGATGGGCCCGACCGCTGCGGGCAAGACCGATCTGGCCATCGAGCTGACCAAGGTGCTGCCGTGCGAGTTGATCAGTGTCGATTCGGCGCTGGTCTATCGCGGCATGGACATTGGCACGGCCAAGCCTTCGAAAGAACTGCTGGCCGAATATCCGCACCGCTTGATCGATATTCTCGACCCGGCCGAGGCTTATTCGGCTGCGGATTTCCGTCGCGATGCCCTGCAAGCCATGGCCGAGATCACCGCGCGCGGAAAAATTCCGCTGCTGGTCGGCGGCACGATGCTCTATTACAAGGCTTTGGTCGAAGGCCTGGCAGACATGCCGGCCGCCGATCCCGAGGTCCGTGCGCAGATCGAAGAAGAGGCTGCACGCCTTGGCTGGCAAGCCTTGCACGATCAATTGGCGATCATTGACCCGGTGTCAGCGGCGCGGATTCACCCGAACGATCCGCAGCGCCTGAGTCGCGCGCTGGAAGTTTATCGAGTCAGCGGTCAGAGCATGACAGAGCTGCGCCAGCAACAATCTGCGCAAAGTACTGAAGCAGCCGCTTCGGGACTGCAACAATTGCCCTATACTGTCGCGAACTTGGCCATTGCCCCGGCGAATCGTCAGGTACTGCACGAGCGCATTAAACAAAGATTCACAAATATGTTGGAACAGGGGTTCATCGACGAGGTCGTAGCCCTGCGTAAAAGAAGTGACCTGCATTCAGGGTTGCCGTCTATACGTGCGGTAGGCTACCGCCAAGTCTGGGACTACCTGGATGGCAAGCTGACGTTAGCCGAAATGCAGGAGCGCGGCATCATCGCCACGCGCCAGTTGGCCAAACGCCAGTTCACCTGGCTGCGCAGCTGGGAAGATCTACACTGGCTGGACAGTCTTGATTGCGACAATCTGCCACGCGCCTTGAAATACCTTGGGACCATCTCCATATTGAGCTGA
- the hfq gene encoding RNA chaperone Hfq, protein MSKGHSLQDPYLNTLRKEKVGVSIYLVNGIKLQGTIESFDQFVILLKNTVSQMVYKHAISTVVPVRPIRLPSATESEAGDAEPGNA, encoded by the coding sequence ATGTCAAAAGGGCATTCGCTACAAGACCCTTACTTGAATACTTTACGTAAAGAGAAAGTTGGGGTTTCCATCTACCTGGTCAACGGTATCAAACTGCAAGGCACGATCGAGTCGTTCGACCAGTTCGTGATCCTGCTGAAAAACACCGTAAGCCAGATGGTTTACAAACACGCTATCTCGACAGTAGTGCCGGTTCGTCCAATTCGTCTGCCTAGCGCAACCGAATCCGAAGCAGGTGACGCTGAGCCAGGTAACGCCTGA